The Rhododendron vialii isolate Sample 1 chromosome 1a, ASM3025357v1 region ATTCAGTTGTATACATAAGCTTAATTTGGCGATCTCGCGGTCTTGACCCCCAACAACTATGTGAGTTTGCCTAGGGCATTTGCAATAGCAACCAGCCATTTCTTTGGATGATTACACAAGATTTCGCCAAGGGCCAATTGGCAACTCTGCCACTTGAGTTCTTGGAAAAGACTAAAGAAATGGGTCTGATAGCCACATGGTGCCCCCAGGAGCAAGTTCTTGCCCACCCTTCAGTGGGAGCGTTCGTGAGTCAATTTGGGACTAGCTCAATGCTTGAGAGCATTTGTGCTGGAGTGCCTATGATCGGTTGGCCGTATTTTGGTCATGACCATCAAGTGACCTGCCGGTACAGCTGTAACCGATGGGTTATTGGGATGAAGATCAACGAGGATATAGAGAGGGAAGAAGTGGAAAGCCTAGTTCGCGAGTTGATGGAGGGAGCTGAGGGTAAAGCAATGAAGAGGAAGGCGATGGAGTGGAAGAAACAAGCAGTTGAGGCCACCAGTAAAGGTGGGTCATCggtgaaaattttcaacaaccTTTTGAAGGCATTATCAAGATCACAGAACTTCATGGGTCATCAGATTCTCAGCTCCTTATAAGTTTGGTAGGTTAGGTTAGCCAATGTTACggctcttttcttttcctgtcGTGCTATGAACTGCTCAATTAGGTTGGTCTTTAGGGGATTAATGGAGGTGCACGTAAACTGGCCACCCTAAAACATCAAAAGGTTAGGTTAGTCAATGATATGTATCCCTGTAATTATGAGTAATGAGTGTTCTTAATTTATTAACAAGCAGAGGGTTCACGTCGCATGATCAAAAATTGAGAACTGAACTATTCTTGGACCAGAAAATTaattactctctctgtccctatttaattgtcctctatggttttgcgtgcattttcaacggCTTATATCTATCGACggatattgctaaaaatatgcaatatggatatagtttgatagatctcaattttttctataagataatgatttcaaaaatataaaacgtAATATACGTTGAGAGATATAAACCGTTGAAAATGTACGCAAAAccgtagtggacaattaaatagggatggagggagtaagaaAATGTATACTCTGTATAAAAAAAGGGggtgatttttgcactttccAAATTATTAACCGCACTCTCAAGGGGTGttggaagtgtgaaaatcaactCCATATAGAATTTTGCACTCTCCTAGGGAGTGCAGTTAAAAATTTGGGGAGTGCGAAAATGtctaaaaaaactaaaaatcagTCCAGGATAAATTTAGCCTTTGTCGCGCCGATGATCTTTGGATCGATCTCTCTTCggccaacttttcataaataaaactttaaCGTTTTAATTTTTCGTTTGCATCGTCTTTCAATAcaatgaaaaccttatttattattatataattggtcttaatctgatttaaaatgagagcgatacgaaagttttacaaaaataatttgatttttgacaaattgagggtaaaatggtcatgtattttgatgcacaaattatttttcatcaaaactgattcagtaggaaagtagattggacaaacttTCAAATGGTttaaaccacgcgcaaattggagttctagagcgtccggggcaagtccccaaagtttggtatttttttgcaGCCTTTCAATGCGCCTAGGTGCCTTtaaatgcgccccgggcgcatcatGAACATGcacaacaagtccaactttgtaaacttgctccggacactcccaaattccaatttgcgcgtggtttagaccgttagaaagcttgtccaatttactttctagacAAAGTAACTCCAATCAAAagtcatttgtacatcaaagtaagtgaccattttaaccttgatgggtcaaaatatgattcattctggtaaaatgtgtgtatgtttctcattttaaattggatcaagacccattgtatatcaaaaaataaagtttttaaagcactaaaagattgcagaatccaaccataaaaataattgCATTTCGTTCGTTCATGAAAACTGGGTAGAAACGAGACAACTAAAAAAATCGTcgaagccactaaggctaaaacacgttttacGTTTCATTTGGAAATCAGACTCCTAATTCTATGGTATTTCTTCTTTCTTAAGTATTTCACagtgttcatagagtatccacacttcatcaaagcgtAGAAATAACCGTTTTATCATCGACACTTCAGGAAGTCTTTGCTTCCCCTTGAGTTCCCTTTGTTATGCTTTTTAGCAC contains the following coding sequences:
- the LOC131331928 gene encoding 7-deoxyloganetin glucosyltransferase-like, with protein sequence MIVFTFSGSNSLAGMEAPLFALGIPHILTLFSAPDYAQIKREVQHVFLLFLGVDSTPSNSCISILELLPYLDGGASHFPCSLIYLVFVFVMKQFFNQPFLWMITQDFAKGQLATLPLEFLEKTKEMGLIATWCPQEQVLAHPSVGAFVSQFGTSSMLESICAGVPMIGWPYFGHDHQVTCRYSCNRWVIGMKINEDIEREEVESLVRELMEGAEGKAMKRKAMEWKKQAVEATSKGGSSVKIFNNLLKALSRSQNFMGHQILSSL